One part of the Sphingobacterium sp. LZ7M1 genome encodes these proteins:
- the ribH gene encoding 6,7-dimethyl-8-ribityllumazine synthase, translating to MSSTLKNLSDFSHLQVGNAENLKFAIVVSQWNAQITGALLNGAYKGLLENGAKEENIELIEVPGSYELISGSDIALRNQELDAVITLGCVIQGETRHFDFICDAVANGIAQVGIKYNKPVIFGVLTTDNQEQALDRAGGKHGNKGEEAAITAIQMGLIHKNH from the coding sequence ATGTCGAGTACATTAAAAAATCTATCTGATTTTTCCCATTTACAGGTGGGCAATGCTGAGAATCTGAAATTTGCGATTGTAGTTTCTCAATGGAATGCCCAAATCACAGGAGCTTTATTGAATGGAGCATATAAAGGATTATTAGAAAACGGAGCGAAAGAAGAGAACATTGAATTAATTGAAGTACCTGGGAGCTATGAATTGATCTCAGGGAGCGACATTGCCTTGCGTAATCAAGAATTGGACGCCGTGATTACCTTAGGCTGTGTAATCCAAGGTGAAACAAGACATTTTGACTTTATCTGTGATGCGGTAGCCAATGGTATCGCGCAGGTAGGGATCAAATATAATAAACCGGTAATTTTTGGCGTATTAACAACAGACAACCAAGAACAGGCATTGGACAGAGCAGGTGGCAAGCACGGAAATAAAGGTGAAGAAGCTGCCATTACGGCAATCCAAATGGGCCTAATCCATAAAAACCATTAA